The following is a genomic window from Sulfuricurvum sp..
CTGGCGCAAGATACCTACTTTGAACAATCCAATCTCACCCTCATGCTCGATAAACTGGAGCTAAAAGGGCTGGTCAAGCGCACGGCCAAAGAGAATGATCGAAGAGCGTACATCGTAACGATTACCCCAGAGGGGGCAAAACTGCGAGACCTACTGATCAAAATGGGTGAAGATGTGATGGATAAAGCGTTAGATGGCTTATCAACGACACAAAAAGCGGAACTCTCTAACATGCTTCAGCTAATTTATGAGAATCTAAAAAGTACAAAATAATGGACTATTTGCGGCTACTGTATCTCACTACGGTACTTTTTGTGGTGTCGGGATGTGTTCCGGCAATTCAAAAAGCGACTCCCATGCAAGATACTCAGATAAACGGTGATCTGGAAAAAATGCTCGCTTTGAGCGATAAAGAGAATGGGGGGCTTGTTCGAGATTGGTGGAGACTGCTCGGAGATACGCAGTTGAATCGAATTGTGGATGAGTCGCTTGTGAAAGCGCCGAGTTTACAGGTTCTCGAAGCCCGGTATGCCCAAGCTAACAGTATCATTGATGCGATTCAATCCCGAAATACCCCTCATATTGGTGCCAATGCGAGCGTGGTACGTGAGCGCTTTAGCGAAAATCATATTTTTCCCGCACCGCTCGGGGGAAG
Proteins encoded in this region:
- a CDS encoding MarR family transcriptional regulator — encoded protein: MGFESDKSIAFLIAKARNVLKNEFENELKPYGLSYAHRVILIRLSEKEGLTQKELAQDTYFEQSNLTLMLDKLELKGLVKRTAKENDRRAYIVTITPEGAKLRDLLIKMGEDVMDKALDGLSTTQKAELSNMLQLIYENLKSTK